One window from the genome of Sardina pilchardus chromosome 12, fSarPil1.1, whole genome shotgun sequence encodes:
- the LOC134098342 gene encoding ankyrin repeat and SOCS box protein 2-like gives MEDLPAINSVIWMNDAPKLLELLQEQPSDTLSIPDKDGWIHLHDAAYYGYEECLRVLVKAFPKLIDKRTNKHHTPLMVAAANKNLLCIQCLLEAGADPNMANHLGESPLYKACERETEEIVELLLMFGAKVSQADVKGETPLHIAVQNQNLGICKRLVTAGANVRARNTYGIEPLFKAAQIGSTEVLNILIEHGAYSDCQARDGATPLFEASKNGHEEVVMQLLSKRANVNKTTKAGLTPLHIASKYGHARIVSLLIPHTDRVTMLDSGISPLHLAAEHDREAILEILIDAGFDINNVLKYDHSQIYDDRCCSALHFTVRNSNIDAASMLLEAGADPNLDIFNPLLVAVRKGDLPMVSLLVEYGANVNACVPTFPTTFPGALLFCMKHTPMFKFLLDYGCDANTCFSCVYGDSPHPPIKNRLTTRDELDLDEIPQSEAAQFCEIIAYPLYTYWAGPILDRLLDYTGPVKLCSRIIELLESNKDWVHIKEKSKPPACLMHLCRVRIRQLVGRQRLRRMTSLPLPGRLIKYLQYDNGDSENLHSYFFD, from the exons ATGGA GGACCTGCCTGCTATAAACTCAGTCATCTGGATGAATGATGCTCCAAAACTTCTTGAACTATTGCAGGAACAGCCTTCTGACACTCTGAGTATACCAGACAAAGACGGCTGGATACATTTGCATGATGCTGCATACTATGGCTATGAGGAATGTTTGAGAGTGCTAGTGAAAG CCTTTCCTAAACTAATCGACAAACGTACCAACAAGCACCACACACCTCTGATGGTGGCTGCTGCCAACAAAAACTTGTTGTGTATCCAGTGTCTTCTTGAGGCAGGAGCAGATCCCAATATGGCCAACCACCTAGGAGAATCCCCTCTCTACAAAG CTTGTGAAAGAGAAACTGAGGAAATAGTGGAGCTTCTACTGATGTTTGGAGCAAAGGTCTCACAGGCCGACGTGAAAGGAGAGACACCATTACATATAGCCGTGCAAAACCAAAATCTTGGTATCTGCAAGCGTCTAGTGACAGCTGGAGCAAATGTAAGAGCCAGGAACACCTATGGCATTGAACCACTATTCAAGGCTGCCCAGATAGGAAGCACCGAAGTATTGAACATCCTCATCGAACATG GAGCCTATTCTGACTGTCAAGCTAGGGATGGAGCAACACCTTTGTTTGAAGCATCCAAGAATGGCCATGAAGAGGTGGTGATGCAGCTTCTGTCTAAAAGAGCAAAtgtgaacaaaacaaccaaagcaGGACTAACTCCTCTACACATCGCTTCAAAGTATGGACATGCTAG AATTGTGTCCTTACTGATTCCACATACGGACAGAGTGACCATGCTAGACAGTGGCATTAGTCCACTTCACCTCGCAGCAGAGCATGACAGAGAGGCAATCTTGGAGATTCTCATTGATGCGGGCTTTGACATCAACAATGTGCTGAAGTATGACCACTCCCAGATCTATGATGACCGGTGCTGCTCGGCCCTCCACTTCACTGTACGCAACAGCAACATAGACGCAGCCTCCATGCTGCTGGAGGCAGGTGCTGACCCCAATCTGGATATTTTCAATCCTCTGCTGGTAGCCGTGAGAAAGGGAGATTTGCCGATGGTCTCTTTGTTGGTGGAGTATGGTGCCAATGTGAATGCCTGTGTGCCAACATTCCCCACTACTTTTCCAGGGGCTCTGCTGTTTTGTATGAAGCACACACCAATGTTCAAGTTTCTGCTCGACTATGGATGTGACGCCAACACCTGTTTCTCATGTGTTTATGGAGACAGTCCACATCCTCCAATAAAGAACCGGCTTACTACCAGGGATGAGCTGGACCTCGATGAAATTCCTCAAAGCGAAGCTGCACAG TTCTGCGAGATTATAGCTTATCCCCTTTACACCTATTGGGCAGGACCTATACTTGACCGTCTCCTTGACTACACTGGTCCTGTGAAACTGTGTTCTAGAATCATAGAACTTCTTGAGAGCAACAAGGACTGGGTGCACATCAAAGAAAAATCAA AGCCACCCGCCTGCCTGATGCATCTGTGCCGAGTGAGGATCCGTCAGCTGGTGGGAAGGCAGAGACTGAGGAGAATGACCAGCCTTCCTCTGCCTGGACGACTCATCAAGTACCTGCAATACGACAACGGAGACTCTGAGAATCTCCATTCCTACTTTTTTGATTGA